The Clostridioides sp. ES-S-0010-02 genome window below encodes:
- a CDS encoding helix-turn-helix transcriptional regulator, with translation MSLSLKQYRRKRQLTQEELSKLTGISQSYISRLEKDEFIHSISSTKIILLSDALEIDTLELAEYFFDKERKHLNNMKKGIDK, from the coding sequence ATGTCATTATCATTAAAACAATATCGAAGGAAGAGACAGCTTACACAAGAAGAATTAAGCAAGTTGACTGGAATCAGTCAAAGTTATATTTCAAGACTAGAAAAAGATGAATTTATTCATAGTATTTCTTCTACAAAAATAATTCTGTTATCTGATGCTTTAGAAATAGATACGCTTGAGCTAGCAGAATACTTTTTTGACAAAGAGAGAAAACATTTGAATAATATGAAAAAAGGAATTGATAAATAA
- a CDS encoding isoprenylcysteine carboxylmethyltransferase family protein has protein sequence MQEKIKSLYILASVSVIAFILVLACLIFGLTGTIDFWQGWIFLTAFCIPTCIITIYLMINDPVLLERRIKSKETRPQQILGQSIAGFLFLFGLLGVPALDNRFAWSSIPIILTIISDVLILIGFIIVFFVFRYNSFTSKVIVVMSNQKVITDGPYSVVRHPMYLGAILIILFTPLALNSWWGMIAVIPLCIIVVFRILDEEKLLSAELDGYKEYCQKTKYRIIPYIW, from the coding sequence ATGCAAGAAAAAATAAAATCTTTATACATTTTAGCAAGTGTATCTGTTATTGCTTTTATATTAGTTTTAGCATGCTTAATTTTTGGTTTAACTGGTACAATTGATTTTTGGCAAGGATGGATATTTCTGACTGCCTTTTGTATTCCAACTTGTATAATTACAATTTACCTGATGATTAATGACCCAGTATTACTTGAACGTCGCATCAAATCAAAGGAAACACGTCCACAACAAATACTTGGTCAAAGTATCGCTGGATTTCTTTTCTTATTTGGATTGCTAGGAGTACCAGCTCTAGACAACCGCTTTGCTTGGTCTAGTATTCCAATTATTTTGACAATAATATCAGATGTACTTATTTTAATTGGATTTATAATTGTATTCTTTGTTTTTCGCTACAATTCTTTTACATCAAAAGTTATAGTTGTTATGAGTAATCAAAAAGTAATTACTGATGGACCATATTCAGTTGTGCGACACCCTATGTATCTAGGTGCTATATTAATTATACTTTTTACACCTCTAGCACTGAATTCATGGTGGGGAATGATTGCTGTAATTCCTTTATGCATAATAGTTGTGTTTCGTATATTAGATGAAGAAAAGTTGCTTAGTGCTGAACTTGATGGGTATAAAGAATATTGTCAAAAAACAAAATATCGTATTATACCTTATATTTGGTAG
- a CDS encoding helix-turn-helix transcriptional regulator: MLGEKIKSLRIEKKMTQEEFAENLCISRPALSLYESNKRKPDFEVLKKIAEHFNVSIDFLLDNNIKDNKLAKANHSDEDNLVSKRDLKKDSTYPNEIDEEVEALVDMIYELDKEDRETVTKILDALINKHK, translated from the coding sequence ATGTTAGGAGAAAAAATCAAAAGCCTTAGAATAGAGAAAAAGATGACTCAAGAAGAATTTGCTGAAAATTTATGTATTTCCAGGCCAGCTTTATCTTTATATGAATCAAATAAAAGAAAACCTGATTTTGAGGTTCTAAAAAAAATCGCTGAACATTTTAATGTTTCTATAGATTTTTTGCTTGATAATAACATAAAGGACAACAAATTAGCGAAAGCTAATCACTCTGATGAAGATAATCTAGTTTCTAAAAGAGATTTAAAAAAAGATTCAACATATCCAAATGAGATAGATGAAGAAGTAGAAGCATTAGTCGATATGATATACGAATTAGATAAAGAAGATAGAGAAACTGTTACAAAAATACTTGATGCTCTAATTAATAAACATAAATAA
- a CDS encoding site-specific integrase — MPAYKDEERKTWFVSFYFTDFNGDKKKKTKRGFKTKKEALEFEREFLNQKQMSTDMTFKSLTEEYLADMETRLKPSTMNGKKHIIELKLIPFFGKLKINEITGIHVRKWQNELLKSDYSQTYIKTIHSQLVAILNYAVKYYNLDKNHASIVGSIGKKSAEEMNFWTLEEFKNFIKFENKDDANIAFKILFWSGIRLGELLAITPQDVSETELNINKSYIKLKGEDIISSPKTAKSKRVVTIPFFLYNEIKDYISKLYDLRENERIFKFSRAYLNLELKRCAELASVKKIRVHDLRHSHASLLVNMDINILTIAEHLGHEKVETTWNIYSHLYPNKQLEIAQKLEILNK; from the coding sequence ATGCCTGCTTATAAAGATGAAGAAAGAAAAACTTGGTTTGTTAGCTTCTATTTTACAGACTTCAATGGAGATAAGAAAAAGAAAACTAAGCGAGGTTTTAAAACCAAAAAAGAAGCTTTAGAATTTGAAAGAGAATTTTTAAATCAAAAGCAAATGAGTACAGATATGACATTTAAAAGCCTTACAGAAGAATATTTGGCAGATATGGAAACAAGATTAAAACCCTCAACTATGAATGGTAAGAAACATATAATAGAATTGAAGCTTATTCCATTTTTCGGCAAGTTAAAGATAAATGAAATTACTGGTATACATGTTCGGAAATGGCAGAATGAATTATTGAAAAGTGATTATAGCCAAACATATATTAAAACAATACATAGCCAGCTCGTTGCAATTTTAAACTATGCAGTAAAATACTATAATTTAGACAAAAACCACGCAAGCATAGTGGGTAGTATAGGTAAAAAAAGTGCAGAGGAAATGAACTTTTGGACTTTAGAGGAATTTAAGAACTTTATTAAATTTGAAAATAAAGATGATGCAAACATAGCTTTTAAAATCTTATTTTGGAGTGGAATAAGATTAGGAGAACTACTAGCCATTACTCCTCAAGATGTTTCTGAAACAGAGCTAAATATTAATAAAAGTTATATAAAATTAAAAGGAGAGGATATTATTTCATCTCCAAAAACCGCTAAGAGTAAACGTGTTGTTACTATTCCGTTTTTTTTATATAATGAAATTAAGGATTATATTTCTAAATTATATGATTTAAGAGAAAATGAAAGAATATTTAAATTTTCAAGAGCTTATTTAAATTTAGAGCTGAAAAGATGTGCCGAATTAGCTTCTGTGAAAAAAATTAGAGTACATGATTTACGACATTCTCATGCTTCCTTACTTGTAAATATGGATATCAATATATTAACTATAGCTGAACACTTAGGGCATGAAAAAGTTGAGACAACATGGAATATATATTCTCATTTATACCCTAATAAACAGCTAGAAATAGCACAAAAACTTGAAATTTTAAACAAATAG
- a CDS encoding helix-turn-helix transcriptional regulator has protein sequence MSYQYQNIYQKARENTGLTQEKASELLDISVESLRAYENDKRMPPTTVVSKMTEIYNNQFLGYQHLKSSTGNELIDLPNVKLKTISNAALKLYIAIRNYLKLEDDFIRVVEDDVIDKDEEEVWNIGMESIDDLHEAVLGLKFATKASNIE, from the coding sequence ATGTCATATCAATACCAAAATATCTACCAAAAAGCAAGAGAAAATACTGGTCTTACACAAGAAAAGGCATCTGAACTACTAGATATATCAGTAGAGAGTTTAAGAGCATATGAGAACGATAAAAGAATGCCACCAACTACAGTAGTTTCGAAAATGACAGAAATTTATAATAATCAATTTCTAGGATACCAGCACTTAAAATCTAGTACAGGGAATGAATTAATTGATTTACCAAATGTAAAACTTAAAACAATTTCTAATGCAGCTCTAAAACTATACATAGCGATAAGGAATTACCTAAAGTTAGAAGATGATTTTATAAGAGTAGTTGAAGATGATGTGATAGACAAAGATGAAGAAGAAGTTTGGAATATCGGAATGGAAAGTATAGATGATTTACATGAAGCTGTACTAGGTTTAAAGTTTGCAACTAAAGCAAGTAATATTGAATAA
- a CDS encoding helix-turn-helix transcriptional regulator, giving the protein MKRYKLYELRHKLGITQKNVAENAKISRSSYSLIESGRRNPSVTVAINISKALNVSLEDAFPDEIFFGKNVAI; this is encoded by the coding sequence ATAAAAAGATATAAATTATATGAATTAAGACACAAACTTGGAATAACACAAAAAAATGTAGCTGAAAACGCAAAAATAAGTAGGTCTTCCTATTCATTAATTGAATCTGGAAGAAGAAATCCAAGTGTAACAGTAGCAATAAATATATCAAAGGCATTAAATGTCTCGTTAGAAGATGCTTTTCCAGATGAAATTTTTTTCGGAAAAAATGTTGCGATATGA
- a CDS encoding TerD family protein has protein sequence MGITLAKGQKVSLTKTNPGLKKVMVGLGWDTNKYDGGFDFDLDASAFLTGADGKVTNDGDFIFYNNLKHASGAVEYMGDNRTGVGDGDDEQISVDLSKIPQNIAKISFTVTINEAVTRRQNFGQVENSYIRIYNEETSEELIKYELGEDFSIETAIVVAELYKHNEEWKFNALGSGFEDGLAGLCGNFGVNIG, from the coding sequence ATGGGTATAACTTTAGCAAAAGGACAAAAAGTAAGTTTAACAAAAACTAACCCAGGTCTTAAGAAAGTAATGGTAGGATTAGGATGGGATACTAATAAATATGATGGTGGTTTTGATTTTGATTTAGATGCTTCTGCATTTTTAACTGGAGCTGATGGTAAGGTAACAAATGATGGGGATTTCATATTCTACAATAATTTAAAACATGCTTCTGGAGCAGTTGAATACATGGGAGATAATAGAACAGGAGTTGGAGATGGTGATGATGAGCAAATAAGCGTTGACTTATCTAAAATACCACAAAACATTGCAAAGATATCATTCACTGTTACTATAAATGAAGCTGTTACAAGAAGACAAAACTTTGGACAAGTTGAAAATTCATATATAAGAATTTATAATGAAGAAACTAGTGAAGAGCTTATCAAATATGAGTTAGGTGAAGATTTTAGTATAGAAACAGCAATAGTGGTTGCAGAGTTATATAAACATAATGAAGAATGGAAATTCAATGCCTTAGGTTCTGGTTTTGAAGATGGGCTTGCAGGATTATGTGGAAATTTTGGTGTTAATATAGGTTAA
- a CDS encoding TerD family protein, whose product MSVNLQKGQRVSLVKDANPVKNLIVGLGWDMNKLGKKNYDLDAFAIALTSEDKMKSSKDLVYFGHLKHPSKSIIHTGDNLTGRGEGDDEQINVNLCDIPEYVHKIVFGVSIYRAKKRNQDFGQMNNSFIRLVDSNSRQELFKYNLQEDFSGKVTVLAGEIYRRNNEWKFNALGIGQNEELHELTDIYR is encoded by the coding sequence ATGAGTGTTAATTTACAAAAAGGACAAAGAGTAAGTTTAGTAAAAGATGCTAATCCTGTAAAAAATTTAATTGTAGGATTAGGATGGGATATGAACAAATTAGGTAAAAAAAACTATGATTTAGATGCATTTGCAATAGCATTAACTAGTGAAGATAAAATGAAATCATCAAAAGATTTAGTTTATTTTGGACACCTTAAACATCCTTCTAAATCTATCATACATACTGGTGATAACTTAACTGGAAGAGGTGAAGGAGACGATGAACAAATAAATGTCAATTTATGTGATATACCTGAATATGTACATAAAATAGTTTTTGGAGTTTCTATATACAGAGCTAAAAAAAGAAATCAAGATTTTGGCCAGATGAATAATTCTTTTATAAGGCTAGTTGATTCAAATTCTAGACAAGAATTATTTAAATATAACCTTCAAGAAGACTTTTCTGGTAAAGTAACCGTTTTGGCTGGCGAAATTTATCGTAGAAATAACGAATGGAAATTTAATGCCCTAGGAATTGGTCAAAATGAAGAGCTTCATGAATTAACTGATATATATCGTTAA
- a CDS encoding MBL fold metallo-hydrolase codes for MAKLTLEKIKGNTYYIPLPTIVGVYVDGNNAILIDSGNNKDTARQILRLLEEHNLNPKLIINTHSNADHIGGNAYLKNQTKCKIATTKIEGYFTENPILESAFLYGGYPSKALKNKFLLAKESEVDYIIPSNGKILDTELEAISLPGHYFEMIGVRTPDNVLFVADSLTPENIISKYHFFFLLDIDSQFKTLEKMKTLNADFFVPSHSVKTTSIQDLIDVNKDKMEEIISNIKKVCCEPIMIDEVIEKMCDVYNVKLDANQYVLVGSTIRSYITYLYEHNMVEYVFDGGKMMIKAV; via the coding sequence ATGGCTAAACTGACTTTAGAGAAGATAAAAGGAAATACATATTATATTCCACTTCCTACAATAGTAGGTGTATATGTAGATGGAAATAATGCAATTTTAATTGACAGTGGAAATAACAAAGATACTGCTAGACAAATTCTTAGACTATTAGAGGAGCATAATTTAAATCCTAAATTAATAATAAACACTCATTCAAATGCAGACCATATAGGAGGGAATGCATATTTGAAAAATCAAACAAAATGTAAGATTGCTACAACTAAAATAGAAGGATACTTTACAGAAAATCCAATATTAGAATCGGCATTTTTGTATGGAGGGTATCCAAGTAAAGCACTAAAAAATAAATTTTTATTAGCAAAAGAGAGTGAAGTTGATTATATTATACCTTCAAATGGAAAAATTTTAGATACAGAACTTGAAGCGATTTCTCTTCCTGGTCATTATTTTGAAATGATTGGTGTTAGAACTCCAGATAATGTTTTGTTTGTTGCAGACAGTCTTACACCAGAAAATATAATTAGTAAATATCATTTCTTCTTTTTGTTAGATATAGATTCACAATTTAAAACGTTAGAAAAAATGAAAACTCTTAATGCAGATTTTTTTGTTCCAAGTCACTCTGTCAAGACTACAAGTATACAAGATTTAATTGATGTAAATAAAGACAAGATGGAAGAAATAATATCTAATATTAAAAAGGTTTGCTGTGAACCAATTATGATTGATGAAGTCATTGAAAAAATGTGTGATGTGTACAATGTTAAATTAGATGCTAATCAATACGTTCTAGTTGGTAGTACAATACGTTCTTATATAACATATTTATATGAACATAATATGGTTGAGTATGTATTTGATGGTGGCAAGATGATGATAAAAGCTGTATAA
- a CDS encoding antA/AntB antirepressor family protein translates to MNELINVEINENQEPIVNARELHEFLEVNSNYTTWFKRMCEYGFTINEDFIPILEESTGGRPSENHAIKLDMAKEIAMIQRNEKGKQARQYFIKIEKDWNSPEKVMARALIVANKTIEQKNKELQEKSKFINQIASSKNSLLVREVAKIISKSKGIVIGEKRLYEKLREWDLVFKNSTEPKQVAIDRDYLETIEGVKENSAGTFTFKTTRVTGKGQEYILKRLLKEQEEQLSMLG, encoded by the coding sequence ATGAATGAGCTTATAAATGTTGAAATAAATGAAAATCAAGAACCAATAGTAAATGCTAGAGAATTACATGAATTTTTAGAGGTGAATTCCAATTATACAACTTGGTTTAAAAGAATGTGTGAATATGGATTTACAATAAACGAAGACTTTATTCCAATTTTGGAAGAAAGTACTGGAGGACGACCAAGTGAAAATCATGCGATTAAGTTAGATATGGCAAAAGAAATAGCTATGATACAGCGTAATGAAAAAGGTAAACAAGCAAGACAATATTTTATTAAGATAGAAAAGGATTGGAATAGTCCCGAAAAAGTTATGGCTAGAGCATTAATTGTAGCAAATAAAACAATAGAGCAAAAAAATAAAGAGTTGCAGGAAAAAAGTAAATTTATCAATCAAATAGCATCATCGAAAAATAGTTTACTTGTAAGAGAGGTAGCAAAAATCATTTCTAAAAGCAAAGGGATAGTTATTGGAGAGAAAAGATTATACGAGAAATTAAGAGAATGGGATTTAGTATTTAAGAATTCTACTGAACCAAAGCAAGTTGCAATAGATAGAGATTATTTAGAAACCATAGAAGGTGTTAAGGAGAACTCAGCTGGCACATTTACTTTTAAAACAACTAGAGTTACAGGAAAAGGTCAAGAGTATATTTTAAAAAGATTATTGAAGGAACAAGAAGAACAGCTATCAATGTTAGGTTAG
- a CDS encoding YitT family protein has translation MLLKKDRITFSEILILIVGCILMAISLNMFFNPHAIAAGGITGLGVVLNSLFGVQLWIVNLLLNIPLFIFAYRILSKKDCFKTVLGIIFLTIALKVTANMTTLDITNDMYLAIISGSILMGVGQGLIFRINGSTGGTDLMALLLNKYFPTLSIPVLMGIVDCVVVVLSGIVNKQVEIALYSTVALYILVKISDLLIEGFNYSKSFTIISDLSKDISRRIMEDLDRGATILKGEGAYTGENKNVLLVVVEKKEVVELKKLVKSVDPNAFIIITDIHEALGNGFKKIE, from the coding sequence ATGTTATTGAAAAAAGATAGAATAACTTTTTCAGAAATTTTAATATTAATTGTAGGCTGTATATTAATGGCAATTTCTCTTAACATGTTTTTTAATCCACATGCAATTGCTGCTGGTGGTATAACAGGTCTTGGAGTTGTTTTAAATTCATTATTTGGTGTACAACTTTGGATTGTCAATTTACTTTTAAATATACCTCTATTCATATTTGCTTACAGAATACTTTCAAAGAAAGATTGTTTTAAAACAGTCTTAGGAATAATTTTTCTTACTATAGCACTTAAAGTTACTGCAAATATGACTACACTAGATATTACAAATGATATGTATCTTGCAATTATATCTGGTTCTATTTTAATGGGAGTTGGTCAAGGCCTTATTTTTAGAATAAATGGCTCTACAGGTGGAACCGATTTGATGGCACTCCTATTGAATAAATATTTCCCTACACTTAGTATTCCTGTTTTGATGGGTATTGTTGACTGTGTTGTAGTAGTACTATCGGGAATAGTAAATAAGCAAGTTGAGATTGCACTTTATTCAACTGTGGCACTATACATTTTAGTAAAGATTAGTGACTTACTTATTGAAGGATTTAATTATTCAAAATCATTTACTATTATATCTGACCTGTCAAAAGATATAAGTAGAAGAATAATGGAAGATTTAGATAGAGGCGCAACTATTCTAAAAGGTGAAGGTGCTTATACTGGAGAAAATAAAAATGTGCTTTTAGTTGTAGTTGAAAAAAAAGAAGTTGTCGAACTAAAAAAATTAGTGAAAAGTGTCGACCCTAATGCGTTTATAATAATTACAGATATACATGAAGCTTTAGGAAATGGATTTAAAAAAATAGAATAA